The region AACATCCGCCCAGCCATCTGCAGCGCAATGATAACGGCCTCGATAGCTTTGAATGTCGAAAACAATGCAagaatcatttttttttcatttccccCCCCCTATTATCTTGAGTTTTTACTAACCCACCCACCGGAACTTCTTTTGAATAATTATTGATAACTGCGAGAGAGTAGCGCCCTAGTAGAGGTCTACCGACCAAAAAACAGGAACCAGCGTGTGTGTTACAATGATTCTAAATGTCTAAAAAGTTGTAGaaatagttaaaaataatataaaaaaacgaaaagttctaaaataaaaaattatatgcaaGATTTTATTCAGTTAGATCTTgcataaaactcaaaaaaccAACGAAACTGTGAGAAAGGGACAACCCTCGCCCCCCTCCACGAAAATAATCCAAGAAAAGGGAGCTGTAGGGATACCCCTCGCCCCctcttaaaattttgtttttttcccaCCTTTTCTAAAAGGCTTAAAACTTGTCAAACTTATTGTGcaagagaaataaaaaattaatacaataGGAAATacatgatttaaaaaataaatccattcttttattttcttcgctGAAATCTGAGTAtgaagaaataaatttttctctgAGATCCGAAAAACGAACAAAATATTACGAAAAATAGATAAATAcattacaatttatttttaaacaaaatatttcaaattttgataaaaacccgcagcaatttttattattaattttgacCCATGTCCACGGAAAACTACGCGTCGTCGAACGAAGAACTTTTAGAAGAATATAGAAAATCTCGGGGGTCAAGGGCTCACCAGAGGACTTTTATCCATCAACCAGTAGGGCCGCAACTAACACCCTCGTTCGAGAGAGCGTTCTTAAAACTAGAACCTTTGAATTTTCCAGTCAAACAATAGAAATGTCTCATGAACAGTGTTGTGACTGCGCCGATAGAATACGGGAGTCAATGATTAGCAGAAGTCTGCTATGGGGactttgctgttgccgttttataaaaacacaggGTTTGTTTCAAGTATGtcactgaatttaatttgaattgattttagaGATCAAACAATGTTGGCAGTATAACAAAATGTGTTTCAGTCGTAATAATTGGAAGAAGCTTAGAGATGTCCCGCTTTCCAAAGGGACCGGGGTCTCGAGATCGATAGACATCAAGCAGGTATCGATTGTAGGGTTGTGGGATGCACTAACATTGAACATTACGACAACGAAAATGACCGTACATGCCACCCCGCAATGCTGGGTCCAGCATTAAGACATCCTTCTAATGGTAACTGAAAGAAACAGGTGAAATGTTTGCTGTGATATGGATGTGAGATCAAATGCGTGTATCACTATTGTTCAAGATTAGCTTCCTCGACTTTAGCTTCCGTGTAATTCGGGATGGGTAATCTGCAGATCTTGGATACTGATCGCTTATATGTACCCGAACCTGTATAGATTGTTGCAACTCGTACCATCCCATCGGCTCCAGGGTGTAATTCTATAACACGACCTAGTTTCCAATCGGTTGGACCTGTCCTGTCGTCCTTGATAATAACTAGATCATTGACCTGTAGGTTTTCTTCCTCTTGTCTCCACTTAGGGCGTGCCTGAAGGTGAGACAACCAATCTGAGCTCCACCTTTTCCAGAGCTGGCGTAGGATCCGTTGTCCCTCCATGAACTGTGTGTTGAGCGACTTGTCCTTGTCACTGGGGGTAGGAAGCGATTGCATGGAGTCTCCGATGAGAAAATGAGCTGGAGTCAATACTTGCAGATCGTTAATATCCGCGGTTAACGGGCATAATGGCCGAGAGTTAAGACAGGCCTCGATCTGGATAAGAACGGTTGATAATTGTTCATAAGTCATTGGGTATCCTTTGAAGGAACGATGAAGATGTGACTTTACGGCTTTGACGTTAGCCTCCCAAAGTCCTCCGAAGTTTGGGCTGTGTGGGGGGTTAAAGTCCCACTGAATATAGCGCTTTGTGAGTTCTGGGACGACTGTCTGGTTGATTTCCTGCCGGAACTCGTTAGACCATAACTGTAGGGATTTATCTGCTGCTATAAAATTTGTGCCGCAGTCACTGTACATGTGCCGCACAAAACCGCGGCGTCCAATGAACCGTTGGAGAGCCCAGAGAAAATGTTGTGCTGTGAGTCCTGTCACCAGATCCAAATGGATAGCTTTACTGGCGAGGCAAATGAATACTGCAATATAGGCCTTGTATGTAGTGTGTCCTCTGAACCTCGAGGCCTTGACATCGATAGATCCTGTGTAATCCACACCTGTAGCTTCGAACGCTCTTTTCGGCGGATTAACACGATGGTATGGAAGATCACCCATTAATTGTCGAGAGGGTTTAGGGCGATGCTGAAAGCAAGCCACACACTGTCGGAGAACTCTTTTTACCGCTTGTTTGCCATTAATGATCCAAAACTGCTGATGGATGATCGCACGGGTCAGTTGCACTCCCCCATGCATGGTGTTCAGATGGGCGTTTTTTATGACGAGGTCCGTAAAATGATGTGACTTCGGTAGGATGATGGGCGTGCATTGTTGAGTGGTGAGCTGCAAAGCGTTTCGAAGTCTGCCCCGCACTCTGAGGATCCCTTGGGCATCTATGAATGGCGACAGTTGGCTAAGCTTGTTAGATTTTGAAAGCGATTTGTTTGCTCGCAACTTGGACAGTTCGTGAGAGAATGCTTCCTGTTGGACAACGCGAACCAGAGTATACATTGCCTTGGAAAACTCCTTTACGCTAATTGGTCCGGAAAGCCGAGCCTCCCTTTTGCAGCGAGTATTATGGATAAAGCGATTAATGAATGCTGCCTGTTCCTCGCAGATTGTGCTCGGATCTGGAGAAGTAAGAGTTACCTTGGGCCAATGATCTTCGGGTTCCTGCAACCAGTCTGGGCCGCTCCACCAGAGCTTATCCTGCGCGAGCTGTAGTGGGGTTAAACCGCGCGTTGCACAATCCGCAGGGTTGTCCTGCGTAGACACATGACCCCACTGTGAAGCAGAGCTGACCTCTTGGATGCTGCCAATTCGATTGGCTACAAAAGTCTTCCACCTGCATGGATCTCCATTTATCCAGTGAAGCACGATCATGGCGTCTGACCAGTAGTACACTGTGACCCGCATCTGAGGCACGTGAAGTTGCTGCTGGATCCATGTGGCGAGTTTGGTAGCTATAACTGCTCCGGAAACCTCCACTCGCGGTATGGTGAGAGGCTTTGTTGGTGTAACCCTAGTGCGAACTGCGACTAAGTGTGTATGTATAATTCCAGCAGTGTCGAGTACTCGAAGGTAGGCACACGCTGCATACGCGAGGGACGACCCATCGGAGAATTACGACAACGAAAATGACCGTACAAACAGCTTCTAGCCATCGAGAACGCCATGAAAGGCAACAACGAGAATTTGATGAGAAGGTAGCCACATTGATGGCAAAAATaaactcattaaaaatcaaagctCCAGATATCAAAACGGATCAGGAGATCAAAATTGTACCGGGAATAGATTGTACCGAACCGCTAGATATAGTAAAATCCGTCCCAGAATTTGAAGGGAAACAGGAGAGCTACGTCTCCTGGAGGCAGGCTGCCACAGCAAAATACAGGGTATTCGAGCTTTACGAGGGCAGCAGTCGAGGGCAACTACAAGATTTGCCATCGGCATTGGCCCATGAAGCCAAATCGAGCAACGAAAGAAGTGTTTTTGCGACTAGTTTTGCTCGACACAGCGAGGAAAAAGTGAATAAACCAAACAACCAGCGACAAGCGGGTTGGAAGAATTGGTCCACAGACCAAGAACAAAGCCGAAATTTGGGGGCAATGCAAAAGACCCCTTACTTTGCCAGACCTCAAAAAGGGGGCAATAATAAACTCGGTTCTTTTAAACAAAGACCATATAGTAATACGGGAAACGCCCAGGAACAAACAAGGGCGGAGCCAATGGATGTGGATACCTCATCCCGTTTTAGACAGCCTTCGGCATGGGTAGCAGGGCAATCGCAGggcaattaattttttagtgTAAAGTCACTTCTCTCGTACATTACGCGTACGCTGGCAGGAAGGGAAATAAAGCTTTTAATCGATACAGGTACCTCAAAATTATATTACTCCACTCCCGGGGCTGAAAGGCGTCGTGGCTATGGACGCCCCATTTAACGTAAAGTCAATCCACGGCTTTACAAAAATCGAGAAGAAATGTTTTGCTTCCATATTCAATGAAGCACTTCCTTTCAATATAAATACTGTtgctaaaattaaaacaaatggGGAGCCGGTGTACTCAAAGTACTCACCCCATGGGTGTAACTGAGTTCGTTAACGCAGAGGTTAAACAACTTCTAGCGGACTGCGTAATAAGGCCGAAAAAACCGTAGACGATAGATACCCTATCCCTGCGATTACGACAATATTATCGAACCTGGGCGAGTCAAAGTTTTTTACAACACTCGACCTTAAAGCCGTCTTTCACCAAATAGAGCTGGCAGAGAGAGACCGGCAGAAGACGGTTTTCTCAATAAATAATGGTAAATACGAATTCTGTAGATTGCCATTTGGACTAAAAAATGCTCCGAGCATTTTCCAAAGAGCTATCGATGATGTCCTACGAGATGGAATTTCAAAGATATGCTATGTTTATGTCGACGATGTCATAATATACTCAAAAACGAAAGAGGACCATCTTAATGACATAAAATAGGTCCTAGGAAAACTTTCCGAAGCAGGTATGAGAGTATCTCAAGAAAAATCAAAGTTCTTCAAAAAGAGCGTTGAATACTTGGGATTCATAGTGATGCAAGGGGGATTGCGGACATCACCCGAATAGGTCAAGGCCATCAAGCAATTTCCCCAGCCAAAGACCCTTTTCGAGCTAAGATCTTTCATAGGGTTGGCTAGCTACTACAGATGCTTTGTTAAGAATTTTGCAGCAATTGCTAGGCCTCTTACTAGCATTCTTAAGGGCGAAAACGGTAAGATAAGCAAATACCAATCAAGAAAAATAAGCATTGAAATGAACAAAGAACAGATGGAAACATTCTGCAGACTAAGAGAAATCCTAGCATCAGAAGATGTTTTACTTTCCTACCCAGACTATAAGAAACCGTTCGATCTAACAACGGACGCGTCAGGTTTTGGTCTAGGGGCGGTTCTATCGCAGGATGGTCGCCCAATGACAATGATATCACGCACTCTGCGTGATAACGAAAATAACTATGCAACCGACGAGCGGGAACTCCTCGCAATAGTCTGGGAACTGCAAAACCTCAGCAATTATTTGTAtggagtaaaaaatttacAGATCTTTACCGACCACCAGCCACTCACTTACGCCGTCTCTGATAAAAATCCTAACACTAAACTTAAGCGCTGGAAAGAAATCATTGACGACCACGGTGCAAAGGTGATGTATACACCTGGCAAAGAAAACTTTGTCGCTGACGCGTTGTCCCGTTGTCAAAACGTTAACGCTTTAGAGGAAGAACAGGACTCGGATATGGCTACCATACATAGCTAAAGTATACCATGGCCACAAGAGGAATTACAGCCCGCACCCAAAGTAAATAGTTCCCACCCACCCAAGATCAAACccctgaagtcttcttctcgactGCAGCCAGATCCTTACCAGACCCCATAGACTCTGACAAAAATGTGACATACGAAAGCGCTTTAAAATCCGGACTGGCCACTCCTGCCTCAAAAAGTTCATTTCTGCAATCAGCATTCCAAGAAGCGAACATATCAATCGCCGGCAACTTTAAAGCTATAGTATGGAGCctacaacaaagccttacggaATTTATTAATGCTGCTATCAGAAACACACCttacaaacaaatacaattttaacTACGGGGATATTCACTCACTCACAAATCATCCAGACGTTAAAGCACATGGTGGGGCTGGAATCTTAATCAAAAGCCATATTAAGCACCACTATCATAACAAACTTGCTAATAACTACCTAAAGGCCAAATCTATAAATGTACAGCTAAATACAACTGGCAACCAACTTACACTAGTCGCCGTGTTTTGGCCTTCTCGCTTCACTATAGCTGAAGATGAGTTTATGTAGTTTTCCAACTCACTACGAGACCACTTCATAGTAGCAGGAGACCACCatgccaaacacacacactgaggATCTCGTCTCGTGACTCCATaagga is a window of Drosophila bipectinata strain 14024-0381.07 chromosome 2R, DbipHiC1v2, whole genome shotgun sequence DNA encoding:
- the LOC122321142 gene encoding uncharacterized protein — its product is MRVTVYYWSDAMIVLHWINGDPCRWKTFVANRIGSIQEVSSASQWGHVSTQDNPADCATRGLTPLQLAQDKLWWSGPDWLQEPEDHWPKVTLTSPDPSTICEEQAAFINRFIHNTRCKREARLSGPISVKEFSKAMYTLVRVVQQEAFSHELSKLRANKSLSKSNKLSQLSPFIDAQGILRVRGRLRNALQLTTQQCTPIILPKSHHFTDLVIKNAHLNTMHGGVQLTRAIIHQQFWIINGKQAVKRVLRQCVACFQHRPKPSRQLMGDLPYHRVNPPKRAFEATGVDYTGSIDVKASRFRGHTTYKAYIAVFICLASKAIHLDLVTGLTAQHFLWALQRFIGRRGFVRHMYSDCGTNFIAADKSLQLWSNEFRQEINQTVVPELTKRYIQWDFNPPHSPNFGGLWEANVKAIEACLNSRPLCPLTADINDLQVLTPAHFLIGDSMQSLPTPSDKDKSLNTQFMEGQRILRQLWKRQQHNAVDQQEAESYAATIHSERSLTHTIEMIDKPLNCFQNEIVLEELSHLTDTRIAADDCTENGVELKPFRVSTAEGRKWQWRQSLKPLTQPCVSLHGGHSVGKGVVGIDSGRAKGRLVLNFGLHCHYELRNSPSDLRNVAIPSSPWMALKSLNMATI